TATTTGACTTATTTTTGCGCCTTTAATTTTCAATTGAAGATCAGGTGGTATATCTGCAGTAAAGGCATTTTGTCCAGGTTTTATATACTTTAACCTTTCAATTACAGTTTTTGACTGATTTGTTCTTTCGTTATTCGTCGCACTTTTTGATATTGGGGGATTTTCAATAGCATAGCCGCTAGTATTGTTTAATTCTGTATATGGTGCAGGTGATGGAACTTTATATACGACATTCAAATCATTTCTTATACCTATTATAATAATCCTGTGTCGTGCTTGTGGAATTCCATACTGTTCAAATTTATATAAATGAGGCGTAAGAGTATATCCCGCTTCACGCATTTCATCAAGAATTTTTATGAAGGCACAACCATCATTTGCATTACGAAGCCCACCAACATTCTCTGCTAAGAACCATATGGGTTGAAATAATTTGAGAGCTTTGATTCCGTATGAATACAGTGGCCCATACACTCCGTCCATACCCTTTTGTTCACCAACAACACTATAATCATTACAAGGGAATCCAAAAGCTAGAGCATCAATACTAGATAACATATTCATATCAAGTGTACGAATATCTTCATGTATTACCGACTCTGGATTATTAGGACAAATATTTTTTATATATGTTTCGCAAGTATCTTTATCATAATCATTTGCCCATTCGTGGATGATATTGAAATTCTGATTTTTAATAGTTGCATTGATAGCTCCCCATGCTATTCCACCTGGGCCACAGAACAATTCGCCTAACTTATAGTT
The Candidatus Delongbacteria bacterium genome window above contains:
- the dcm gene encoding DNA (cytosine-5-)-methyltransferase, giving the protein MNYKLGELFCGPGGIAWGAINATIKNQNFNIIHEWANDYDKDTCETYIKNICPNNPESVIHEDIRTLDMNMLSSIDALAFGFPCNDYSVVGEQKGMDGVYGPLYSYGIKALKLFQPIWFLAENVGGLRNANDGCAFIKILDEMREAGYTLTPHLYKFEQYGIPQARHRIIIIGIRNDLNVVYKVPSPAPYTELNNTSGYAIENPPISKSATNNERTNQSKTVIERLKYIKPGQNAFTADIPPDLQLKIKGAKISQIYKRLDPTKPAYTVTGSGGGGTHMYHWSENRALTNRERARLQTFPDDFEFIGSKESVRKQIGMAVPAKGAKIIFEAVLKSFAGIKYEYIESNINE